Proteins found in one Vulpes vulpes isolate BD-2025 chromosome 13, VulVul3, whole genome shotgun sequence genomic segment:
- the LOC112916938 gene encoding large ribosomal subunit protein uL14-like, producing MSKRGRGGSSGAKFRISLGLRVGAVINCADNTGAKNLYIIFVKGIKGRLNRFPAAGVGDMVMATVKKGKPELRKKVHPAVVIRQRKSYQRKDGVFLYFEDNAGVIVNNKGEMKGSAITGPVAKECADLWPRIASNAGSIA from the coding sequence ATGTCGAAGCGAGGACGTGGTGGGTCCTCCGGTGCAAAATTCCGGATTTCCCTGGGTCTTCGGGTAGGAGCCGTCATCAATTGTGCTGACAACACAGGAGCCAAAAATCTGTATATTATCTTCGTGAAGGGGATTAAGGGACGCTTGAACAGATTTCCTGCTGCTGGTGTGGGGGACATGGTGATGGCCACAGTGAAGAAAGGCAAACCAGAGCTCAGGAAGAAGGTACATCCAGCAGTGGTGATTCGACAACGAAAATCATACCAGAGAAAAGATGGTGTGTTTCTCTATTTTGAGGATAACGCGGGGGTCATAGTAAATAATAAAGGTGAAATGAAAGGTTCTGCTATTACAGGACCAGTCGCAAAGGAGTGTGCAGACTTGTGGCCCAGGATTGCTTCCAATGCTGGCAGCATTGCATAA